The following coding sequences are from one Cygnus atratus isolate AKBS03 ecotype Queensland, Australia chromosome 15, CAtr_DNAZoo_HiC_assembly, whole genome shotgun sequence window:
- the LOC118249044 gene encoding lysosomal alpha-glucosidase-like isoform X1: MKLYQKLRTAVPRLVVSQEEEEEEEEDVDTPTPTGHSRLAPWWVGSGLLLTAVLLSTVTVWVLRQVSGGWHGPAPPSQCHQVPESHRFDCYPERRVVVTQELCEGRGCCFVETPPAAGGERGVPWCFYPPDFPSYALQSLNQTALGMVGLLVRREKAYYPRDIEVLRLDVELETDTRLHVKITDAANPRYEVPLEVPRAEKRAENPIYSLDFSKDPFGLLLRRRDTGTVLLNTTVAPLIFADQFLQISTALPSRFLYGLGEHRSTLLHSLDWSTLTLWARDVSPTELFNLYGAHPFYLLLEEGGDAHGVFLLNSNAMEVALQPAPALTWRTIGGVLDFYIFLGPDPNTVIQQYQEVIGFPAMPPLWALGFHLCRWGYGSSNETWQTVRAMRNFQIPQDAQWNDIDYMDGYRDFTFDPQKFASLPSLVEDLHKHGQHYVMILDPGISSTSPRGSYWPFDEGLRRGLFINTTQGQPLIGQVWPGYTAFADFSNMDTRRWWLENLQRFHAHVPFDGVWIVSAPSPWVAPRWMVPGPGALSVCLLKDMNEPSNFMDGSEEGCPPGELDSPPYTPAVLGDSLSAKTVCASAKQSASVHYNLHNLYGLMEAEATASALIQIRGKRPFVISRSTFPSQGRYSGHWLGDNRSQWKDMYYSIPGMLSFSLFGIPLVGADICGFSGSTSEELCTRWMQLGAFYPFSRNHNSQNEKAQDPTAFSPVARTAMKDVLLTRYSLLPFLYTLFHRAHLHGETVARPLFFEFPRDTATYGLDRQFLWGRSLLVTPVLEPGVDSVTGYFPRGVWYDFYTGSSVNSSGEMLKLPAPLEHLNLHLREGSILPTQKPGPTSEASRGNPLRLIVALAPGATAWGDLFWDDGESLDTFKQGSYSYLVFNATENVLTSSVLHTSTEAASATIGTLSIYGVWEPPHKVLLNGQEKPFSYLDNQVLTVSGLGLGLDQAFSLQWL, translated from the exons ATGAAGTTGTACCAGAAGCTGAGGACAGCAGTGCCGCGGCTGGTGGtgagccaggaggaggaggaggaggaggaggaggatgtggaCACCCCGACACCCACCGGCCACAGCAGGCTGGCCCCGTGGTGGGTGGGCAGCGGGCTGCTGCTGACCGCCGTGCTGCTGAGCACCGTCACCGTCTGGGTGCTGCGACAAGTGTCCGGGGGCTGGcacggccccgcgccgccctcccagtgccaccaggTCCCCGAGAGCCACCGCTTCGACTGCTACCCGGAGCGGCGCGTGGTGGTGACCCAGGAGCTCTGCGAGGGCCGGGGGTGCTGCTTCGTCGAGACCCCCCCGGCAGCGGGGGGCGAGAGGGGGGTGCCCTGGTGCTTCTACCCCCCCGACTTCCCCAGCTACGCGCTGCAGAGCCTCAACCAGACGGCGCTGGGCAtggtggggctgctggtgcGCAGGGAGAAGGCTTATTACCCGCGGGACATCGAGGTGCTGCGGCTGGATGTGGAGTTGGAGACGGACACGCGGCTGCACGTCAAG ATAACCGATGCAGCCAACCCTCGGTACGAGGTTCCTCTGGAGGTTCCCCGGgcagagaagagagcagaaaaccCCATCTACAGCCTGGACTTCTCCAAGGACCCCTtcgggctgctgctgcggcgCCGAGACACGGGGACAGTGCT GCTCAACACCACCGTGGCCCCCTTGATCTTCGCTGACCAGTTCCTGCAGATCTCCACGGCGCTGCCCTCCAGGTTCCTGTACGGGCTGGGGGAGCACCGCAGCACCCTGCTGCACAGCCTGGACTGGAGCACCCTCACCCTCTGGGCCCGCGACGTCTCCCCCACG GAATTGTTCAACCTGTACGGCGCTCACCCCTTctacctgctgctggaggagggcgGGGATGCTCACGGGGTTTTCCTCCTCAACAGCAACGCCATGG AGGTGGCCCTGCAGCCCGCTCCGGCCCTGACTTGGAGGACCATCGGGGGGGTGCTGGATTTTTACATCTTCCTGGGGCCTGACCCCAACACGGTCATCCAGCAGTACCAGGAGGTGATAG GTTTCCCGGCCATGCCGCCCCTCTGGGCGCTCGGCTTCCACCTCTGCCGCTGGGGCTACGGCTCCAGCAATGAGACCTGGCAGACTGTGAGGGCCATGAGGAACTTCCAGATCCCACAG GACGCGCAGTGGAACGACATCGATTACATGGATGGGTACCGGGACTTCACCTTCGATCCCCAGAAATTCGCCTCCCTCCCCTCGCTGGTGGAGGATCTCCACAAGCATGGGCAGCACTACGTTATGATCTTG GACCCCGGCATCAGCAGCACCAGCCCGCGGGGCTCCTACTGGCCTTTCGACGAAGGCTTGAGACGGGGTTTGTTCATAAACACCACCCAAGGGCAGCCGCTGATCGGGCAG GTCTGGCCCGGCTACACGGCCTTCGCCGACTTCTCCAACATGGACACGCGCCGGTGGTGGCTGGAGAACCTGCAGCGCTTCCATGCCCACGTGCCCTTTGATGGTGTCTGGATCGTAAGTGCCCCCTCGCCCTGGGTGGCTCCGCGTTGGATGGTGCCCGGTCCTGGAgctttgtctgtctgtcttttaaAG GACATGAACGAGCCGTCCAACTTCATGGATGGGTCTGAGGAGGGCTGCCCGCCAGGAGAGCTCGACAGCCCCCCGTACACGCCGG CCGTGCTGGGCGATTCCCTGTCTGCAAAGACGGTGTGTGCCTCGGCGAAGCAGAGCGCCTCGGTGCACTACAACCTGCACAACCTCTACGGGCTGATGGAGGCCGAAGCGACGGCGAG TGCCTTGATCCAGATCCGGGGGAAGCGCCCCTTCGTCATCTCCCGCTCCACCTTCCCCAGCCAGGGCCGGTACTCGGGTCACTGGCTGGGTGACAACCGCAGCCAGTGGAAGGACATGTATTACTCCATCCCGG GGATGCTGAGCTTCAGCCTCTTCGGGATCCCGCTGGTGGGGGCCGACATCTGCGGCTTCTCCGGCAGCACCTCGGAGGAGCTGTGCACCCGCTGGATGCAGCTCGGGGCCTTCTACCCCTTCTCCCGCAACCACAACTCCCAGAATGAGAAG GCCCAGGACCCGACGGCGTTCAGCCCCGTGGCAAGGACAGCTATGAAGGATGTGCTGCTGACCCGCTactccctcctgcccttcctctACACGCTTTTCCACCGTGCCCACCTGCACGGGGAAACCGTCGCCCGGCCCTTGTTCTTTGA GTTTCCCCGGGACACGGCCACGTACGGGCTGGACAGGCAGTTCCTGTGGGGCCGCAGCCTGCTGGTGACGCCGGTGCTGGAGCCCGGGGTGGACTCGGTGACGGGCTATTTCCCCCGAGGCGTGTGGTACGACTTCTACACG GGCTCCTCCGTGAACAGCAGCGGGGAGATGCTGAAGCTGCCGGCCCCCCTGGAGCACCTCAACCTGCATCTCCGCGAGGGCTCCATCCTGCCCACCCAG AAACCCGGGCCCACCAGCGAGGCCAGCCGAGGGAACCCCCTGCGCCTCATCGTGGCCCTAGCCCCGGGTGCCACCGCCTGGGGGGACCTCTTCTGGGATGACGGCGAGAGCCTGGACACCTTCAAGCAGGGCAGCTACTCCTACCTGGTGTTCAACGCCACGGAG AACGTCCTCACCTCCAGCGTCCTCCACACCAGCACCGAGGCTGCCTCTGCCACCATCGGCACCCTGAGCATCTACGGGGTGTGGGAGCCACCCCACAAGGTCCTCCTGAACGGCCAGGAGAAGCCCTTCTCCTACCTGGACAACCAG GTCCTCACCGTGAGCGGACTGGGCCTGGGGCTGGACCAGGCCTTCTCCCTGCAGTGGCTGtga
- the LOC118249044 gene encoding lysosomal alpha-glucosidase-like isoform X2: protein MKLYQKLRTAVPRLVVSQEEEEEEEEDVDTPTPTGHSRLAPWWVGSGLLLTAVLLSTVTVWVLRQVSGGWHGPAPPSQCHQVPESHRFDCYPERRVVVTQELCEGRGCCFVETPPAAGGERGVPWCFYPPDFPSYALQSLNQTALGMVGLLVRREKAYYPRDIEVLRLDVELETDTRLHVKITDAANPRYEVPLEVPRAEKRAENPIYSLDFSKDPFGLLLRRRDTGTVLLNTTVAPLIFADQFLQISTALPSRFLYGLGEHRSTLLHSLDWSTLTLWARDVSPTELFNLYGAHPFYLLLEEGGDAHGVFLLNSNAMEVALQPAPALTWRTIGGVLDFYIFLGPDPNTVIQQYQEVIGFPAMPPLWALGFHLCRWGYGSSNETWQTVRAMRNFQIPQDAQWNDIDYMDGYRDFTFDPQKFASLPSLVEDLHKHGQHYVMILDPGISSTSPRGSYWPFDEGLRRGLFINTTQGQPLIGQVWPGYTAFADFSNMDTRRWWLENLQRFHAHVPFDGVWIDMNEPSNFMDGSEEGCPPGELDSPPYTPAVLGDSLSAKTVCASAKQSASVHYNLHNLYGLMEAEATASALIQIRGKRPFVISRSTFPSQGRYSGHWLGDNRSQWKDMYYSIPGMLSFSLFGIPLVGADICGFSGSTSEELCTRWMQLGAFYPFSRNHNSQNEKAQDPTAFSPVARTAMKDVLLTRYSLLPFLYTLFHRAHLHGETVARPLFFEFPRDTATYGLDRQFLWGRSLLVTPVLEPGVDSVTGYFPRGVWYDFYTGSSVNSSGEMLKLPAPLEHLNLHLREGSILPTQKPGPTSEASRGNPLRLIVALAPGATAWGDLFWDDGESLDTFKQGSYSYLVFNATENVLTSSVLHTSTEAASATIGTLSIYGVWEPPHKVLLNGQEKPFSYLDNQVLTVSGLGLGLDQAFSLQWL from the exons ATGAAGTTGTACCAGAAGCTGAGGACAGCAGTGCCGCGGCTGGTGGtgagccaggaggaggaggaggaggaggaggaggatgtggaCACCCCGACACCCACCGGCCACAGCAGGCTGGCCCCGTGGTGGGTGGGCAGCGGGCTGCTGCTGACCGCCGTGCTGCTGAGCACCGTCACCGTCTGGGTGCTGCGACAAGTGTCCGGGGGCTGGcacggccccgcgccgccctcccagtgccaccaggTCCCCGAGAGCCACCGCTTCGACTGCTACCCGGAGCGGCGCGTGGTGGTGACCCAGGAGCTCTGCGAGGGCCGGGGGTGCTGCTTCGTCGAGACCCCCCCGGCAGCGGGGGGCGAGAGGGGGGTGCCCTGGTGCTTCTACCCCCCCGACTTCCCCAGCTACGCGCTGCAGAGCCTCAACCAGACGGCGCTGGGCAtggtggggctgctggtgcGCAGGGAGAAGGCTTATTACCCGCGGGACATCGAGGTGCTGCGGCTGGATGTGGAGTTGGAGACGGACACGCGGCTGCACGTCAAG ATAACCGATGCAGCCAACCCTCGGTACGAGGTTCCTCTGGAGGTTCCCCGGgcagagaagagagcagaaaaccCCATCTACAGCCTGGACTTCTCCAAGGACCCCTtcgggctgctgctgcggcgCCGAGACACGGGGACAGTGCT GCTCAACACCACCGTGGCCCCCTTGATCTTCGCTGACCAGTTCCTGCAGATCTCCACGGCGCTGCCCTCCAGGTTCCTGTACGGGCTGGGGGAGCACCGCAGCACCCTGCTGCACAGCCTGGACTGGAGCACCCTCACCCTCTGGGCCCGCGACGTCTCCCCCACG GAATTGTTCAACCTGTACGGCGCTCACCCCTTctacctgctgctggaggagggcgGGGATGCTCACGGGGTTTTCCTCCTCAACAGCAACGCCATGG AGGTGGCCCTGCAGCCCGCTCCGGCCCTGACTTGGAGGACCATCGGGGGGGTGCTGGATTTTTACATCTTCCTGGGGCCTGACCCCAACACGGTCATCCAGCAGTACCAGGAGGTGATAG GTTTCCCGGCCATGCCGCCCCTCTGGGCGCTCGGCTTCCACCTCTGCCGCTGGGGCTACGGCTCCAGCAATGAGACCTGGCAGACTGTGAGGGCCATGAGGAACTTCCAGATCCCACAG GACGCGCAGTGGAACGACATCGATTACATGGATGGGTACCGGGACTTCACCTTCGATCCCCAGAAATTCGCCTCCCTCCCCTCGCTGGTGGAGGATCTCCACAAGCATGGGCAGCACTACGTTATGATCTTG GACCCCGGCATCAGCAGCACCAGCCCGCGGGGCTCCTACTGGCCTTTCGACGAAGGCTTGAGACGGGGTTTGTTCATAAACACCACCCAAGGGCAGCCGCTGATCGGGCAG GTCTGGCCCGGCTACACGGCCTTCGCCGACTTCTCCAACATGGACACGCGCCGGTGGTGGCTGGAGAACCTGCAGCGCTTCCATGCCCACGTGCCCTTTGATGGTGTCTGGATC GACATGAACGAGCCGTCCAACTTCATGGATGGGTCTGAGGAGGGCTGCCCGCCAGGAGAGCTCGACAGCCCCCCGTACACGCCGG CCGTGCTGGGCGATTCCCTGTCTGCAAAGACGGTGTGTGCCTCGGCGAAGCAGAGCGCCTCGGTGCACTACAACCTGCACAACCTCTACGGGCTGATGGAGGCCGAAGCGACGGCGAG TGCCTTGATCCAGATCCGGGGGAAGCGCCCCTTCGTCATCTCCCGCTCCACCTTCCCCAGCCAGGGCCGGTACTCGGGTCACTGGCTGGGTGACAACCGCAGCCAGTGGAAGGACATGTATTACTCCATCCCGG GGATGCTGAGCTTCAGCCTCTTCGGGATCCCGCTGGTGGGGGCCGACATCTGCGGCTTCTCCGGCAGCACCTCGGAGGAGCTGTGCACCCGCTGGATGCAGCTCGGGGCCTTCTACCCCTTCTCCCGCAACCACAACTCCCAGAATGAGAAG GCCCAGGACCCGACGGCGTTCAGCCCCGTGGCAAGGACAGCTATGAAGGATGTGCTGCTGACCCGCTactccctcctgcccttcctctACACGCTTTTCCACCGTGCCCACCTGCACGGGGAAACCGTCGCCCGGCCCTTGTTCTTTGA GTTTCCCCGGGACACGGCCACGTACGGGCTGGACAGGCAGTTCCTGTGGGGCCGCAGCCTGCTGGTGACGCCGGTGCTGGAGCCCGGGGTGGACTCGGTGACGGGCTATTTCCCCCGAGGCGTGTGGTACGACTTCTACACG GGCTCCTCCGTGAACAGCAGCGGGGAGATGCTGAAGCTGCCGGCCCCCCTGGAGCACCTCAACCTGCATCTCCGCGAGGGCTCCATCCTGCCCACCCAG AAACCCGGGCCCACCAGCGAGGCCAGCCGAGGGAACCCCCTGCGCCTCATCGTGGCCCTAGCCCCGGGTGCCACCGCCTGGGGGGACCTCTTCTGGGATGACGGCGAGAGCCTGGACACCTTCAAGCAGGGCAGCTACTCCTACCTGGTGTTCAACGCCACGGAG AACGTCCTCACCTCCAGCGTCCTCCACACCAGCACCGAGGCTGCCTCTGCCACCATCGGCACCCTGAGCATCTACGGGGTGTGGGAGCCACCCCACAAGGTCCTCCTGAACGGCCAGGAGAAGCCCTTCTCCTACCTGGACAACCAG GTCCTCACCGTGAGCGGACTGGGCCTGGGGCTGGACCAGGCCTTCTCCCTGCAGTGGCTGtga